From a region of the Calliphora vicina chromosome 4, idCalVici1.1, whole genome shotgun sequence genome:
- the nocte gene encoding probable serine/threonine-protein kinase DDB_G0282963 has product MSTLGGSRGERNAKPKFSALDINRMYKNSRGETTEPSAQKNQVPRKHGMQSLGKVPSARRPPANLPSLKAETTSSPIIANNNITGQEGGVQTPTSGNNPLKSTNVTNNINSISISSSNTNNSNSSANNINSSSSSGTSSHKQYNSNSNNISSSSNNNNSSSNSNSNSTVIGVGSKLINNSASVGGKNSGSNQSHHHHNQQKPITWSAVTTGNDNQRGGKNTANVPPLYQSPQFQHEFPTLDGTVGGVGSGGNANAANRRSVGGERERGDNRDRDQMHHHHHQQQQQQYHHSNSNHHQNYHHQRGGGDYHHGGGGGGGRHQHHQQQQRNDAHNNYRDGNDGNGGDQNRDMNEVSLRPQTDAAAWLQQQEKNAKGVAADNQTNHQGQGPQQGAANNSGAAVPLPILALMPPFMQRGVPLPPGSGGGGNGTSSNTDGSNMGRSQTPPNYQNGITKDSSSSSLNIRPQPRGNIQDYRSNSSNSSSAVSSFRQATSLPKRPPLLNTPPLPSNGGGGGGNNAHRKDKDYIIEPEVAQMQRPIIREEDLERLNAIANDDSWTKQDEIDYTKKLTFSDDESPEDTPTQERERPVFNKTNSGNLNDQRKNSNASGTSSITGGGGGVGAGSGNWQRKERDSSEREKSISGGDHIEDTRHQNGHRPAGGTGSVTLDASVYERVKQRKEEEERREMERKLAAARKKQELEMKMNSKKPSGDGYGYEQSQQQQPQQQGQLNSSSSGSIGDDSQQSRRSGGGYERSGNSDRGSTGSRSGGYDSRDMRGSGDFVRGGGNVSGGGGISTNAANNNSAAGAKAQQGSKVVFSAHFQSNLPPRFRQQQQMQSTTSTSGGVGGGNGSGISGNNNSQTGRSISNTNSMGNDKSSSATSNYDNSSRYIQKGSGNQRMGGNGGRGGEYRDNYTRSGGYRSRNDSDRDDDRYHGGGRGGNRSGDDYGRGMGPNQLSRSISDTSQRKTSVSSNDDSVKHGFTGDSSNFGSGLVSSWAEETDAELKRQRDESFSSSHSHESIPIKILQRPHTQKSVSEEETSPPQQKQQLQQQQQHHMQQQQHHKQHRMSESSDHQSANTFAPTQILRRSESNDQNKPITAATTSPTEQQQQQSVKQQVDENKEEIHKNENDMVVVTKRTENETSTRKELSPNVGDSDSGKPQQHELDQRAPQPQREKRPSPRSGGGGGRDSTGSGRGNDRDRVSHSRSFGASGSSYRGGRGDGGGWNQRGGNSRGGRYQNSGNNQDMHYSDHDNDDNDDDHQYSSGRRSERSPKVPRKEGGRGQGGRSNAGSSDERGFAPRGEPSRRGRGGGGNVGDRGMNSSSYRTRYVQNYDDHKDMKRTSESSENNNAEVDKTKQNQMALSAGLSKVKDKEGEQRSSQSVAGGKQQSPPQPQQQQQQQMKKSNEPEKKTSTTTPPKQQFGSGQQQQQARKESISSTKNDDERSTTSNTSNVNQEREKKSASKEKDIPSSVAAPSRSTNITGSTTSATAAGTQAKKQDLPMTTLPNAVTQGTTITVKPIQQQQVMQQQPQQPQTITKPPPGLGGTIIKSAVSTSSISSTMQQKSAQDLQKSKSDTNAANNMAVQKLENDKAKLSAVSSISVDSKSSSGGLLIDGTPVNTIIFENTNYKQQAQAAQMKRSSESLVGSSVVVSNVSGVNVSVPGVDTLTNALSQMTFGTNTKQPVDSIAQQSAVVGAGVSANDYDKEMKLGFSFGDATESYTTATKGMTQQQNDNEQKQTNQTQHQQQQQQQQQAQAALQQQQQQTPQHQQQQSQQAQNIISAADLNMKIASVKKVWENVQPTLTSEAATTVLQQQQQLHHQQQQQQHQQQQQQQQHQQQQQMEAVDTSGHMTAASFVAAVAASQQQQQQHLPHYAVTAVHMQHHSLSSPGTVPSAFGGHASAFDAAQLEQQFSQTAAGIVVGANDDNSVVGYPSPQQQQQNVQQQQQQALKHPSDVVKQQQQQQQQQQQVSAAAKQMQQHHASAMGMSPPPNLQQQQQHQQQQQQQQSAAQQQMHATQAFYQASPQFTGIPTIPSPPAVVFNSSQMPPPPSQGGLYAPFHSLDHSSRSQFSAAAAAHSFPGHFGAAAAAGGPFNAYPMQTPPNMATAPTPEMYSNLTSQFRMGGGPSPFGNPNSQQLNNPNAAAVAIISSNSNSLMSTVGSVKPPPTSQQLGTIGSKGAGGGGPFAAAQQYMNLYAAGPPPQHPQGGPPGPPPGAHQLQSNSYYSNSAGGPSGPTAFYGGPPPQGAGAGAQNYSLAAAAAAASLYGGHAGHQGGPPGSNGPPGPPQGPPGPQSQHSMGNFNTQFMNSQLLTAAAINQFRGGPTPQQQAAAAAYMKSSQQQTHLQDSMGRQLKSPLGADVSLNLVKQAQSQPSPPHHKTYGSWDQVMQQQAAAQQQQQQQQSQQAVQQRMAGGPGGNNQNMNPNSRGGGGAGGPPGSQGSQGRYPTPIQRPTNYPQHPQGPQVQQQQQQQQQQVQQQQQQQQQQQQQAQRGQQPQNLRQGGGGGGGNGNGGPQGGPGGPQGGGQVGAPGNGGGPGGPGGNNQGGGNNNPQSANQQQQQMNKPYYANNAASAGPNRANHN; this is encoded by the exons ATGAGTACACTGGGGGGAAGTAGGGGAGAGCGAAATGCCAAGCCCAAGTTCTCAGCACTCGATATAAATCGAATGTACAAAAATAGTCGT gGTGAAACGACAGAACCTTCAGCACAAAAAAATCAAGTGCCACGTAAACATGGAATGCAAAGTTTGGGCAAAGTGCCGTCCGCTCGGCGACCACCAGCTAATTTACCATCCTTAAAAGCTGAAACAACTAGTTCGCCAATAATTGCTAATAATAATATAACTGGTCAAGAAG GAGGCGTACAAACACCTACGTCTGGTAACAATCCATTGAAGAGTACCAACGTAACTAATAACATCAACAGCATCAGCATCAGCAGCAGTAACACTAATAACAGTAATAGTTCTGCAAACAACATCAACAGTAGTAGCAGCAGCGGCACCAGCAGTCATAAACAATACAACAGTAACAGTAATAATattagcagcagcagcaacaacaacaacagcagtagTAATAGTAATAGCAACAGCACTGTCATTGGAGTTGGTagcaaattaataaataattctgCATCCGTTGGTGGTAAAAACAGCGGTAGTAATCAATCTCATCACCACCACAATCAACAGAAACCCATAACATGGTCTGCTGTAACAACAGGAAACGACAACCAACGCGGTGGCAAGAATACAGCAAATGTACCACCACTCTATCAGAGTCCACAATTTCAACACGAGTTTCCAACCTTAGATGGCACAGTTGGTGGCGTCGGAAGCGGTGGCAATGCGAATGCAGCAAATCGCCGAAGTGTCGGCGGAGAGCGCGAAAGGGGGGACAACAGAGACAGAGATCAAAtgcaccatcatcatcatcaacagcagcagcagcaatatcATCACTCGAATTCGAATCATCATCAAAATTATCATCATCAACGTGGTGGTGGAGATTATCATCATGGTGGTGGCGGCGGTGGCGGTCGACATCAgcatcatcaacaacaacaacgcaaCGATGCACACAACAACTACAGAGATGGCAACGACGGAAACGGCGGCGATCAAAATCGCGACATGAACGAAGTAAGCTTAAGACCCCAAACAGATGCTGCAGCTTGGTTGCAACAGCAGGAAAAGAACGCCAAGGGTGTTGCAGCCGACAACCAGACGAACCATCAGGGCCAGGGCCCCCAACAGGGTGCGGCTAATAATTCTGGCGCTGCAGTACCGCTACCGATCTTGGCCTTGATGCCACCATTTATGCAGCGCGGTGTACCGCTACCACCCGGCAGTGGTGGTGGAGGCAATGGTACATCTTCCAACACAGATGGTTCGAATATGGGACGCTCCCAGACACCACCCAACTATCAAAACGGCATAACTAAAGATTCGTCTTCATCGTCGTTGAATATACGGCCACAACCTCGCGGAAATATACAAGACTATCGTTCGAACTCTTCAAATTCTTCGTCTGCCGTCAGCAGTTTCCGCCAGGCCACATCACTACCCAAACGTCCTCCTCTACTTAATACTCCTCCACTACCCAGCAATGGCGGCGGTGGCGGTGGCAACAATGCTCACCGCAAAGATAAGGATTATATAATTGAACCGGAAGTTGCTCAGATGCAGAGGCCCATCATACGCGAAGAAGATTTGGAACGCCTAAATGCTATTGCTAACGACGACAGTTGGACAAAACAGGATGAAATTGATTATACCAAGAAATTGACATTCTCAGATGATGAATCGCCTGAGGATACCCCAACCCAGGAACGAGAGAGACCAGTATTCAATAAAACCAACAGTGGTAATCTCAATGATCAACGTAAGAATTCAAATGCCAGCGGTACATCTTCCATCACGGGTGGTGGAGGAGGTGTTGGTGCCGGTTCTGGCAATTGGCAAAGAAAGGAACGTGACAGCTCGGAAAGGGAAAAATCAATTAGTGGTGGAGATCACATAGAAGACACACGTCATCAAAACGGCCATCGTCCAGCAGGTGGTACCGGCAGCGTAACTCTGGATGCTAGTGTATACGAAAGAGTCAAGCAACGCAAGGAGGAGGAAGAACGTAGAGAAATGGAAAGAAAACTGGCAGCTGCAAGAAAGAAACAAGAATTAGAAATGAAAATGAACAGCAAAAAGCCCTCGGGTGATGGTTATGGCTACGAACAGTCGCAACAACAGCAGCCGCAGCAACAAGGACAATTGAATTCGTCTAGCAGCGGTTCAATTGGCGACGACAGCCAACAATCACGCAGAAGCGGTGGCGGTTATGAACGTTCGGGCAATTCGGATAGGGGAAGTACTGGTAGCCGTAGTGGTGGCTACGATTCCAGGGACATGAGAGGATCTGGAGATTTTGTTAGAGGAGGTGGAAATGTTAGTGGTGGAGGTGGTATATCAACAAATGCCGCCAATAACAATTCCGCTGCAGGTGCCAAAGCACAACAAGGCTCTAAGGTAGTATTTTCAGCCCACTTTCAGTCGAATTTACCACCACGATTTCGCCAACAGCAGCAAATGCAATCTACAACTTCCACTAGCGGTGGGGTAGGGGGAGGTAATGGCTCCGGTATTAGTGGCAATAATAACTCGCAAACCGGAAGatcaatttcaaatacaaacagCATGGGTAATGATAAGTCGTCATCTGCAACCTCCAATTACGATAACTCATCTCGCTACATACAAAAAGGATCCGGAAATCAACGCATGGGTGGTAATGGAGGACGTGGAGGAGAATACCGTGATAACTATACACGTAGCGGTGGTTATCGTTCACGCAATGACAGCGACAGAGACGATGATCGTTATCATGGTGGTGGTCGCGGTGGAAACCGAAGCGGTGATGATTATGGTCGCGGCATGGGTCCCAACCAGTTGTCTCGCAGTATTTCCGATACTTCCCAGCGTAAGACTAGTGTGTCATCAAATGATGATTCCGTAAAACATGGTTTTACAGGAGACTCTAGTAATTTCGGCAGTGGCCTGGTATCATCTTGGGCTGAAGAAACCGATGCTGAACTAAAGAGACAACGCGATGAAAGCTTTTCATCCTCGCATAGCCACGAATCTATACCCATCAAGATATTACAAAGGCCTCATACTCAAAAGAGTGTCTCTGAAGAGGAAACCTCGCCACCTCAGCAAAAGCAGCAGctgcagcaacagcaacaacatcatatgcagcagcaacagcatcaTAAACAACACCGCATGAGCGAAAGCAGTGATCATCAGTCTGCAAACACTTTTGCACCCACACAGATTCTAAGACGTTCCGAGTCGAACGATCAAAATAAACCGATTACTGCGGCTACAACCAGTCCTAcggaacaacagcaacaacaatcagTAAAACAACAGGTCGATGAAAATAAAGAGGAAAtacataaaaatgaaaatgataTGGTGGTGGTCACCAAGCGTACAGAAAATGAAACGAGCACACGCAAAGAACTGTCACCCAATGTGGGAGATTCTGATAGTGGTAAACCACAGCAACATGAACTAGATCAACGAGCTCCCCAGCCGCAGAGAGAAAAACGGCCCAGTCCTAGAAGCGGTGGAGGTGGTGGACGGGATTCTACTGGCAGTGGTCGTGGAAATGATAGAGATCGTGTTTCTCATTCTCGTAGTTTTGGAGCCAGCGGTAGCTCGTATCGCGGAGGAAGAGGAGATGGCGGTGGCTGGAACCAACGTGGCGGAAATTCGAGAGGAGGTCGTTACCAAAATTCGGGCAACAATCAAGATATGCATTATTCGGATCATGACAATgacgataatgatgatgatcatCAATATTCGAGTGGCCGACGATCTGAACGCAGTCCCAAAGTACCACGTAAAGAGGGTGGTCGAGGCCAGGGAGGACGTAGCAATGCAGGTTCTTCGGATGAAAGGGGATTTGCTCCGCGTGGCGAACCCTCACGTCGTGGTCGTGGTGGTGGCGGCAACGTTGGTGACAGAGGCATGAATTCATCTTCTTATAGGACACGATATGTACAGAATTATGATGATCATAAAGATATGAAACGCACTTCAGAATCATCCGAAAATAATAATGCCGAAGTAGATAAAACAAAACAGAATCAAATGGCCTTAAGTGCAGGTCTCTCTAAAGTCAAAGACAAAGAAGGTGAACAACGTTCGTCACAGTCGGTAGCCGGAGGTAAACAACAATCACCACCGCAGccgcagcaacaacagcagcagcaaatgAAAAAATCGAATGAGCCTGAAAAGAAGACCTCTACCACAACGCCACCCAAACAACAATTTGGTAGtggccaacaacaacaacaggcGCGCAAGGAAAGTATTTCAAGTACGAAAAACGATGATGAGCGCAGCACCACCTCAAACACGAGCAATGTCAACCAAGAACGTGAAAAGAAATCCGCTTCTAAGGAAAAAGACATTCCCAGTTCGGTGGCTGCACCCTCCAGAAGCACAAATATAACGGGTTCAACAACTAGTGCTACGGCGGCGGGAACTCAAGCTAAAAAACAAGATTTACCAATGACAACACTGCCAAATGCTGTTACCCAAGGTACGACCATAACAGTAAAACCGATTCAGCAACAGCAGGTGATGCAACAACAACCGCAGCAACCACAAACGATAACCAAGCCTCCTCCAGGTCTTGGAGGCACCATTATCAAATCAGCTGTCTCAACGTCTAGTATTTCCTCAACTATGCAGCAAAAATCAGCCCAAGATCTACAGAAAAGTAAATCAGACACAAATGCCGCCAACAATATGGCCGTGCAAAAACTCGAAAATGACAAAGCAAAATTGTCAGCGGTCAGTTCCATTAGTGTAGACAGCAAATCCAGCTCAGGAGGTCTACTCATTGATGGTACGCCCGTAAATACCATAATATTCGAAAATACAAATTACAAACAACAGGCACAAGCTGCGCAAATGAAACGTTCCTCTGAATCCCTGGTGGGATCATCGGTGGTAGTTTCAAATGTTTCGGGTGTAAATGTCTCCGTACCGGGAGTTGACACACTCACCAATGCGCTCTCTCAAATGACATTTGGTACTAATACAAAACAACCGGTAGACAGTATTGCGCAACAGTCTGCAGTGGTCGGAGCCGGTGTATCGGCTAATGATTACGATAAGGAAATGAAGCTTGGCTTTTCATTTGGCGATGCTACCGAGTCATACACCACGGCCACTAAGGGCATGACACAACAACAGAATGACAATGAACAGAAACAAACGAATCAAACacaacatcagcaacaacagcagcagcagcaacaagcTCAAGCTGccttacaacaacaacagcaacaaactcCACAGCATCAGCAGCAACAATCCCAACAGGCTCAAAATATTATTTCGGCAGCAGATTTAAACATGAAAATTGCCAGCGTAAAGAAGGTATGGGAAAATGTTCAACCCACACTGACCAGCGAAGCTGCCACTACAGtattgcaacaacaacagcaactacatcaccagcagcagcagcaacaacatcaacaacaacaacagcagcagcagcatcaacagcaacaacaaatggAAGCGGTCGACACAAGTGGACATATGACTGCCGCTTCTTTTGTGGCCGCAGTTGCGGCCtctcaacaacagcagcaacaacatttgCCACACTATGCTGTGACCGCTGTGCACATGCAGCATCATTCGTTATCTTCGCCCGGCACCGTGCCCTCTGCCTTTGGTGGGCATGCCTCAGCATTCGATGCTGCTCAACTCGAGCAGCAATTCAGTCAAACTGCAGCTGGTATTGTGGTTGGCGCCAACGATGACAATTCCGTGGTGGGCTATCCCAGCcctcaacaacagcaacagaatgtgcagcagcagcaacagcaggcGCTTAAACACCCCTCGGATGTTGtgaaacagcaacaacagcagcagcagcaacaacagcaagtGTCGGCTGCGGCCAAACAGATGCAACAACATCATGCGTCCGCAATGGGCATGTCGCCACCACCAAAcctgcaacagcagcagcaacatcagcaacagcaacaacagcagcaatcgGCTGCCCAACAACAAATGCATGCAACACAAGCCTTCTATCAAGCTTCACCACAGTTCACGGGCATACCCACAATACCCAGTCCACCGGCTGTAGTCTTCAATTCATCGCAAATGCCACCGCCACCCTCACAAGGTGGTCTCTACGCACCATTCCATTCACTTGATCATTCAAGTCGCTCACAATTTTCGGCAGCTGCTGCAGCTCATAGTTTTCCGGGACATTTTGGTGCGGCTGCTGCAGCGGGAGGACCCTTTAATGCTTATCCTATGCAAACACCACCGAATATGGCTACAGCACCCACACCAGAAATGTATTCTAACCTCACTTCACAATTCCGCATGGGTGGGGGTCCCTCACCGTTCGGCAACCCCAACTCCCAACAACTAAACAATCCCAATGCAGCGGCCGTGGCCATTATCTCTTCAAATTCCAATTCGTTAATGTCGACCGTGGGCTCTGTCAAACCGCCACCCACATCCCAACAATTAGGCACCATAGGTTCTAAGGGAGCCGGAGGCGGCGGTCCCTTTGCAGCCGCTCAACAATACATGAACTTGTATGCAGCCGGTCCACCACCACAACATCCACAGGGTGGTCCACCCGGACCACCGCCGGGAGCCCATCAATTGCAATCGAATAGCTATTATTCAAATTCTGCTGGCGGACCTAGTGGACCCACTGCATTCTATGGCGGCCCACCGCCACAAGGCGCCGGAGCTGGTGCTCAAAATTATAGTTTAGCAGCAGCAGCTGCTGCTGCTAGCCTATATGGAGGACATGCTGGTCATCAAGGTGGCCCACCCGGTTCGAATGGACCACCTGGTCCTCCTCAAGGTCCCCCCGGTCCCCAATCTCAACACTCAATGGGCAACTTTAATACACAGTTCATGAACTCACAACTACTAACGGCGGCGGCTATAAATCAATTTCGTGGCGGACCAACGCCGCAACAACAGGCAGCAGCTGCGGCATACATGAAGTCGAGTCAACAACAAACGCATCTACAAGATTCG atgggCCGTCAATTGAAGAGTCCTTTGGGAGCTGATGTCAGTTTAAATTTGGTTAAGCAAGCTCAATCACAACCAAGTCCACCACACCATAAAACTTATGGAAGT TGGGATCAAGTAATGCAACAGCAGGCGGCTGctcagcaacaacagcagcaacagcaatcTCAACAGGCCGTCCAACAGAGAATGGCCGGTGGTCCGGGTGgtaataatcaaaatatgaatCCTAATAGTCGTGGGGGAGGTGGTGCTGGTGGTCCACCAGGATCGCAGGGATCACAAGGACGTTATCCGACGCCCATACAGAGGCCCACAAATTATCCACAGCATCCACAGGGACCACAagtgcagcaacaacaacagcagcagcaacaacaagtacaacagcagcaacaacaacagcagcagcagcaacaacaagctCAAAGAGGCCAACAGCCTCAAAATCTACGCCAAGGTGGCGGCGGAGGCGGTGGCAATGGTAACGGCGGACCGCAAGGTGGCCCTGGTGGTCCCCAAGGCGGTGGCCAAGTAGGTGCTCCTGGTAATGGAGGAGGCCCTGGTGGTCCCGGTGGTAATAATCAAGGTGGCGGCAATAATAATCCACAATCTGCtaatcaacagcaacaacaaatgaaTAAACCCTATTATGCGAACAATGCGGCCAGTGCTGGTCCAAATCGAg CTAATcacaattaa